The region CTGGCCGACGAAGACCCCTTTGAGTCGCTGCAATGACCAAGCCGCTGCGTTTGGTGATCTTTGATGTCGATGGCACGCTGGTCGACAGTCAGGGCGATATCGTCGCGGCGATGACGGCGGCCTTTGCCGCTGTCGAAGCGCCTGCGCCTACGCGGGCCGAAGTCCTGTCGATTGTTGGTCTGTCGCTTGATGTGGCGATGACGGTATTGGCCCCGACGCGTTCTACCGGGGATCACCTCGTGATGGTGGAGGCCTACAAGGGCGCCTATATGTCCCTGCGGGCCGAGGCGGGCGTGGCGCAATCCTCACCGCTTTATCCCGGCGCGCTGGAGACGTTGCGGCATCTTCATGACGAACCGGAAGTGCTTTTGGGCGTTGCCACCGGCAAATCGAAACGCGGGCTGGATAAGCTGATCGCCGGGCATGGGCTGGAGGGGCTGTTCATCACCCAACAGGTCGCGGATTTTCACCCCTCCAAGCCGCACCCCTCAATGATCCATCAGGCGATGGCCGATGCCGGTGTGGGGCCGGACGCAACGGTGATG is a window of Sulfitobacter sp. W027 DNA encoding:
- a CDS encoding HAD-IA family hydrolase, whose product is MTKPLRLVIFDVDGTLVDSQGDIVAAMTAAFAAVEAPAPTRAEVLSIVGLSLDVAMTVLAPTRSTGDHLVMVEAYKGAYMSLRAEAGVAQSSPLYPGALETLRHLHDEPEVLLGVATGKSKRGLDKLIAGHGLEGLFITQQVADFHPSKPHPSMIHQAMADAGVGPDATVMIGDTSFDMDMAAAAGVTGIGVKWGYHGPERLAAATHLVENFSALPALLEQIWSIPA